In Leuconostocaceae bacterium ESL0723, the following proteins share a genomic window:
- a CDS encoding NAD-dependent protein deacylase, which yields MLVTPEIQAEFDQAQRILFLTGAGVSTPSGIPDYRSKNGIYNGVTLSPEYLLSATAFRTEPEKQYQFMKDNMYFPDAKPNVIHDKMAEMAKAGRAKIVTQNVDDLHVKAGTPSDRLIRFHGSLYDIYAPVDGKPATVKEYLHSLYRPGDGAILRPRITFYEEQPFGVEPSIEWVSQADLIVVVGTSFRVYPFAGLIQYASPDARLLAVNLEQIPAPANIHQVIGDASEFFQELK from the coding sequence ATGTTGGTAACACCAGAAATTCAAGCCGAATTTGACCAGGCCCAGCGGATTTTATTCCTGACCGGGGCCGGGGTTTCGACACCATCAGGTATTCCAGATTACCGTTCCAAAAACGGGATTTATAACGGGGTGACCCTGTCACCGGAATACCTGCTCAGTGCTACGGCCTTTCGAACAGAGCCGGAAAAGCAGTATCAGTTCATGAAGGACAACATGTACTTCCCCGATGCCAAGCCCAATGTCATCCATGACAAGATGGCTGAAATGGCCAAGGCTGGCCGGGCGAAGATTGTGACCCAAAACGTGGATGATTTACACGTCAAGGCTGGTACGCCATCGGACCGTTTGATTCGCTTCCACGGTTCCCTTTATGACATTTATGCCCCGGTTGATGGCAAGCCTGCCACGGTTAAAGAGTACCTGCACTCCCTTTACCGGCCGGGCGATGGGGCGATTTTACGTCCTCGGATTACCTTCTATGAGGAACAGCCCTTTGGGGTGGAACCATCGATTGAATGGGTTAGCCAGGCCGACTTAATTGTCGTCGTTGGTACTAGTTTCCGGGTTTATCCCTTTGCTGGTCTGATTCAGTATGCTAGTCCGGACGCCCGTTTATTAGCAGTGAACCTAGAACAAATTCCAGCACCCGCTAACATCCACCAAGTGATTGGGGATGCCAGCGAGTTCTTCCAGGAATTAAAGTAA
- a CDS encoding cation diffusion facilitator family transporter encodes MSKERETAQPQQWPYLIGITLNLLFVLTEIVFAKIAHSTALFADAFHNLSDVLALVIAWLAVIFFGLRATRRYTYGWHNVSILASIFNTLLLLGAVAVIFYEAIRDLLMPGLEGHPTGWMITVVAAVGIVINLGTALLFRVAKVKDAHGHEGHSHGGQDLNAKTAYIHLLSDAGVSIGVIVAGWLIQLTGWQFIDPLVSLAIGVIILISSAPVMKETLNLAVNGVPGSVDEEAIAQYLEHLDGVDQIHDLHIWPLSTTETALTVHLSIEDGADGQALLEKISQDLRSKYHIAHVTVQIEREDFDQRCNNI; translated from the coding sequence ATGTCAAAAGAACGGGAAACGGCCCAACCACAACAGTGGCCGTACCTAATTGGAATTACCTTAAACTTACTTTTTGTGCTGACTGAAATTGTCTTTGCTAAAATTGCCCATTCAACGGCCCTGTTTGCCGATGCCTTTCACAACCTTAGCGATGTCTTGGCCCTCGTGATTGCCTGGCTAGCCGTGATTTTCTTTGGTCTGCGGGCAACCCGGCGCTATACCTATGGCTGGCACAACGTGTCAATTCTGGCCAGCATCTTTAACACGCTCTTACTGCTAGGGGCCGTGGCGGTAATCTTTTATGAGGCCATCCGGGACCTGCTCATGCCTGGTCTGGAAGGCCATCCAACTGGTTGGATGATCACAGTAGTCGCTGCCGTTGGAATCGTGATTAACCTGGGAACCGCCCTCTTATTTAGGGTGGCCAAGGTTAAAGATGCCCATGGTCATGAAGGGCACAGTCATGGTGGTCAGGATCTCAATGCCAAAACGGCTTATATTCACCTGTTGTCAGATGCCGGGGTTTCCATCGGCGTGATTGTCGCTGGTTGGTTAATCCAGCTGACCGGTTGGCAGTTCATCGATCCCCTGGTTTCTCTGGCCATTGGCGTGATTATCTTGATTAGTTCTGCGCCAGTCATGAAGGAGACCTTGAACCTGGCCGTTAATGGTGTGCCTGGCTCGGTTGATGAAGAGGCAATTGCTCAGTACCTGGAGCATCTAGACGGGGTCGACCAGATTCACGATTTGCATATCTGGCCCCTGTCCACCACGGAAACCGCCTTAACAGTGCACCTGTCGATTGAAGACGGGGCCGATGGTCAGGCCCTCCTGGAAAAAATCAGCCAGGACCTGCGCTCAAAGTACCACATCGCCCACGTCACGGTTCAGATTGAGCGGGAAGATTTCGACCAGCGTTGTAACAATATTTAG
- a CDS encoding ATP-binding cassette domain-containing protein produces MAFLELHNIFKSYFTGKKEFPVLKGINLAFKKGEFVSILGESGGGKSTLMNIIGGLDRNFEGEVVVNGHLLDHHKQHQLDNYRRQTIGYIFQGFNLINYQTNLENVETALNMTTLSASERKERAKLLLRKVGLAEHIHKYPSQLSGGQKQRVAIARALAGDPDIIIADEPTGALDEGNTAEVLALLEQIAEEGKLVIMVTHSKEVAHYGSRILYMQDGRIADDKKLKPAFEVPKIVNRLHSRNLSARTIWQMAFRHLRYNWLQSCLIILGSAIGVFSVILFLGLGNGVRAYVNSQVSQLASPTYPQVYKNISNDNKLSPLEKITENQQAQQTNYNQTTMDAGSLEQLSKIKHVTKVYGGYYISNANFNYNNNQAQMAAPIRSWTPNLNESIIKAGRNAKHNGEIVVDKTFAQKMSSDWKSAVGKTLHVSYVAYDDSNNPVTINTDLKIVGVADGNQARQIFAVTENEFKTELTSANASTGFNFAVAHVDNTDHVKSTVQKINEVTNNGQAAFAVAPFDETLNTVTRITNIATYILASISAIALAVSAIMIIVTTYMSVAERTKEIGVLRALGARAKDIRGLFINEALLIGIIAALVGIALAFVGQAVMNHFLYSLAQDKMVRISTVNVLEAAAISIVIALAASYIPSRKAANLNTIDALAAD; encoded by the coding sequence ATGGCTTTTCTAGAACTACATAATATTTTTAAGTCCTACTTCACGGGCAAGAAGGAGTTTCCAGTCTTAAAGGGGATCAACCTGGCCTTTAAGAAGGGTGAATTTGTTTCCATCTTGGGTGAGTCTGGTGGCGGAAAATCCACTTTGATGAACATTATCGGTGGTTTGGACCGTAATTTCGAAGGCGAAGTCGTGGTCAACGGCCATCTCCTAGACCATCACAAGCAACACCAGCTCGATAATTATCGCCGGCAGACAATTGGTTATATTTTCCAAGGCTTTAACCTGATTAACTATCAAACCAACCTGGAAAACGTGGAAACCGCCCTGAACATGACCACTTTAAGTGCGTCTGAGCGGAAGGAGCGGGCTAAATTACTGCTACGTAAGGTTGGTCTGGCCGAGCACATTCACAAGTATCCATCCCAGCTTTCCGGCGGACAGAAGCAGCGTGTCGCCATTGCCCGGGCCCTAGCTGGTGATCCGGACATTATCATCGCCGATGAGCCCACCGGTGCCCTGGATGAGGGAAACACGGCTGAAGTCCTGGCCCTCTTAGAGCAGATTGCCGAAGAGGGGAAGCTGGTTATCATGGTGACCCACTCCAAGGAAGTGGCCCATTACGGTAGCCGGATCTTGTACATGCAAGACGGGCGGATTGCGGATGATAAGAAACTCAAGCCGGCCTTTGAAGTGCCAAAGATTGTTAACCGTCTTCACTCGCGTAATCTGTCAGCCCGGACAATTTGGCAGATGGCCTTCCGCCATCTCCGCTATAACTGGCTGCAGAGCTGCCTGATTATTTTAGGTTCAGCGATTGGTGTCTTCTCAGTCATCCTCTTCTTGGGACTGGGAAACGGCGTGCGGGCCTACGTGAATAGCCAGGTTAGCCAGCTGGCTAGTCCGACTTATCCCCAGGTCTACAAGAACATTAGCAATGATAATAAGTTGAGCCCGTTGGAAAAGATTACAGAAAACCAGCAGGCCCAGCAGACCAACTATAATCAAACGACCATGGATGCTGGCAGCCTTGAGCAGCTCAGCAAGATTAAGCACGTCACCAAGGTCTATGGCGGTTACTACATTAGTAACGCCAACTTTAATTACAATAACAATCAGGCCCAGATGGCAGCACCAATTCGCTCTTGGACGCCTAATCTGAATGAGTCCATTATTAAGGCCGGCCGCAATGCCAAGCACAACGGCGAAATTGTGGTCGATAAGACCTTTGCCCAGAAAATGTCTTCGGATTGGAAGAGTGCGGTTGGTAAAACTCTCCACGTTTCCTATGTGGCCTACGATGACAGTAACAACCCGGTTACCATCAACACGGATTTGAAGATTGTCGGTGTGGCCGATGGTAACCAGGCCCGCCAAATCTTTGCGGTGACGGAAAATGAGTTTAAGACTGAATTGACTAGCGCTAACGCAAGTACCGGCTTTAACTTCGCGGTGGCCCACGTTGATAATACCGACCACGTCAAGTCGACCGTGCAAAAGATTAACGAGGTGACCAATAACGGTCAGGCCGCCTTTGCGGTAGCACCGTTTGATGAAACTTTGAACACGGTGACCCGGATTACCAACATTGCGACCTATATCCTGGCCTCAATCTCAGCCATTGCCCTGGCGGTTTCAGCTATTATGATTATCGTGACCACCTACATGTCGGTGGCGGAGCGGACCAAGGAAATCGGGGTTCTGCGGGCCCTAGGTGCCCGTGCCAAGGATATCCGGGGGCTCTTTATCAATGAAGCCCTCCTGATTGGCATCATTGCCGCCTTGGTTGGAATTGCCTTGGCCTTTGTCGGTCAGGCCGTAATGAATCACTTCTTATACAGTCTCGCCCAGGACAAGATGGTCCGGATTTCAACGGTCAACGTCTTGGAAGCCGCCGCAATTAGTATTGTGATTGCCCTGGCAGCCAGTTACATTCCATCCCGGAAGGCCGCTAATTTGAATACGATTGACGCTCTTGCCGCTGATTAA
- a CDS encoding nitrate ABC transporter ATPase: MNPKIQTLLDQVNQTYPGTVMVRVGQENSGELHPDHVSQDALADRLLIEVPDQTQADFVLGNELLKMLLALNGIMPQIFFALSFHDQDLDDQLISLATRMHRVVVHAITYQELAQHGLTDEDTVAAYRAGLAAGVSPESDEIDGESLWRLLAVMDALVFANRIEGTDGLLADLDENYPRAYVAAKSLVDPILSADLKQPRQLRRLVVQTFTGVDQTLTDWELPSVNAREYVTLTSVLSKRQLSLPVKQVFDIFHSEMFDIQTQQTAFVGLNKGDQQNSFVIAPPADEADRPAFFRELYDLPVGELFQKLALPYIER; this comes from the coding sequence ATGAACCCCAAAATTCAAACCCTTTTAGACCAAGTTAACCAGACCTATCCTGGGACCGTCATGGTCCGGGTGGGCCAGGAAAATAGTGGCGAATTGCATCCCGACCACGTCAGCCAGGATGCCCTGGCCGACCGGCTCCTAATTGAGGTGCCTGACCAGACCCAGGCTGACTTTGTCCTGGGCAATGAGCTCTTAAAAATGTTGCTGGCCTTAAACGGCATTATGCCGCAGATTTTCTTTGCCTTGTCTTTTCATGACCAAGACCTAGATGACCAGTTGATTAGCTTGGCCACCCGGATGCACCGGGTAGTCGTCCATGCCATCACCTACCAGGAATTAGCCCAGCACGGCCTGACTGATGAAGACACGGTAGCGGCCTACCGTGCTGGCCTAGCTGCGGGCGTCAGTCCTGAAAGTGACGAAATTGACGGCGAGAGTCTCTGGCGCCTGTTAGCAGTCATGGATGCCCTGGTCTTTGCGAACCGAATCGAAGGAACCGACGGTTTGCTGGCCGACTTAGATGAAAATTATCCACGGGCTTACGTGGCTGCTAAGAGCTTGGTGGACCCAATTCTGTCCGCCGATTTGAAGCAGCCCCGTCAATTACGCCGCCTGGTGGTCCAAACCTTTACCGGTGTGGACCAGACTTTGACCGACTGGGAACTGCCCAGTGTCAATGCCCGTGAATACGTCACGCTAACCTCAGTGCTTTCTAAGCGACAGTTAAGTCTGCCGGTTAAGCAGGTCTTTGACATTTTCCACAGCGAAATGTTTGACATTCAAACTCAGCAAACTGCCTTCGTTGGGCTGAACAAGGGTGATCAGCAAAATAGCTTTGTTATCGCTCCACCAGCTGACGAGGCGGACCGGCCGGCCTTTTTCCGGGAACTTTATGACCTACCGGTCGGCGAACTTTTCCAAAAGTTGGCCCTACCCTATATTGAGAGGTGA
- a CDS encoding Nramp family divalent metal transporter, which yields MDNSREQKFSEEPKKHHHIIQQAGDKSLPDVNSTISVPVGAPFWRRLLAFTGPGALVAVGYMDPGNWVTSIKGGAAYHYLLLSVVLLSSLIAMLLQYMAGKLGIVAQEDLAQATANRTGKWGRYLLWVMTELALIATDIAEVVGGAIALSLLFGWPLLVTVFLTAFDVIILLLLMKFGFRKIEAIVMTLILTILLVFVYLTILSRPDWMAILGNYIPRPQTLSSASAHGLDSPITLTAGIIGATVMPHNLYLHSSISQTRKVDHSKPSQIKDAVRLMTWDSNIQLTLAFFINSMLLIVGAALFFGHATELDGFHQLYSALNNRNIAGAIASPVLSTLFALALLASGQNSTITGTLTGEIIMEGFLHFRIPLWLRRVVTRGIAIIPVLAIAIYYGGNEAQLDALIESTQVFLSIALPFSMFPLIYFTSSKKIMGEFANSFWVKWVGWICFVGLTIINIVLIYGMHLFW from the coding sequence ATGGATAATTCAAGAGAACAGAAGTTCTCAGAAGAACCAAAGAAGCATCATCACATCATTCAGCAAGCTGGTGACAAGAGTTTGCCCGATGTGAACAGTACGATTAGCGTTCCGGTAGGAGCGCCTTTCTGGCGACGGCTGCTGGCCTTTACAGGTCCTGGAGCTTTGGTTGCCGTTGGTTATATGGACCCTGGTAACTGGGTCACATCAATTAAGGGTGGTGCCGCGTACCACTATTTGCTGTTATCAGTTGTTTTACTTTCATCTTTGATTGCCATGCTTTTGCAGTACATGGCAGGAAAGTTAGGAATTGTCGCCCAGGAGGACTTGGCTCAGGCTACCGCTAACCGGACTGGAAAGTGGGGTCGTTACCTTCTCTGGGTCATGACTGAACTTGCTTTGATTGCGACGGATATTGCCGAGGTTGTCGGCGGTGCCATTGCCTTGTCGTTGTTGTTTGGCTGGCCACTCTTGGTTACGGTATTCTTGACAGCGTTTGATGTCATTATTTTGCTTCTTTTGATGAAGTTCGGCTTCCGTAAAATTGAAGCGATTGTCATGACTTTGATTTTGACGATTTTGCTTGTTTTTGTTTACTTAACGATTTTGTCACGTCCTGACTGGATGGCTATCTTGGGTAACTATATCCCACGTCCTCAGACTTTGTCATCAGCATCTGCGCATGGACTGGATAGTCCAATTACATTGACCGCTGGTATCATTGGTGCCACGGTTATGCCGCACAATCTGTATCTGCACTCATCAATTTCACAAACCCGTAAGGTTGATCATTCAAAGCCTTCACAGATTAAAGATGCCGTGCGTTTGATGACCTGGGATTCTAACATTCAGTTGACTTTGGCTTTCTTCATTAACTCAATGCTCCTGATTGTTGGTGCGGCCCTCTTCTTTGGACACGCTACTGAATTGGATGGATTCCATCAATTGTACAGCGCCTTGAATAATCGTAATATTGCTGGTGCGATTGCCTCACCAGTTCTATCAACGCTGTTCGCGCTTGCTTTGTTGGCTTCAGGACAGAATTCAACCATTACTGGAACGTTGACTGGTGAAATTATCATGGAAGGTTTCTTGCACTTCAGGATTCCTTTGTGGCTACGTCGTGTAGTTACCCGTGGTATTGCTATTATTCCTGTTTTGGCTATTGCGATTTATTATGGCGGTAATGAGGCCCAGCTCGATGCTTTGATTGAGTCAACCCAGGTCTTCTTATCAATTGCTTTGCCATTCTCAATGTTCCCGCTGATTTACTTCACTTCCTCTAAGAAGATTATGGGTGAATTTGCTAATTCATTCTGGGTTAAGTGGGTTGGTTGGATTTGTTTCGTAGGCTTGACAATTATCAACATTGTTCTGATTTACGGAATGCACTTATTCTGGTAA
- a CDS encoding CAP domain-containing protein — MKNSIHKSLLFTVAGAATFVAAGTASANADSIKVKSGDTLSQIAVDHNTSVDSLVNWNDIANKNLIYSGQTLQVDGKSTKKAATTQQTAPAAPAAPAANQSANVANTQTSSAATNATAAAAATADSSYSAGASSSVQAIVDAMNAKRAALGLAPVRYDASLAATAQSRAEEGNANGGLPTGHFQQIAGPEVVAIGFSPASVVDAWYNETNMITNGTPSHRNWLTNASFSKVGFGISGDTIVGIAG; from the coding sequence ATGAAAAATTCTATTCACAAATCATTATTATTTACTGTAGCCGGTGCGGCTACTTTCGTTGCTGCCGGAACTGCTTCAGCTAACGCTGACAGCATCAAGGTTAAGTCAGGTGACACCCTTTCACAGATCGCCGTTGACCACAACACTTCAGTTGACTCATTGGTTAACTGGAACGACATCGCTAACAAGAACTTGATCTACAGTGGTCAGACTTTGCAAGTTGATGGTAAGTCAACTAAGAAGGCTGCTACTACTCAGCAGACTGCTCCAGCTGCCCCTGCTGCCCCAGCCGCTAACCAAAGTGCTAACGTTGCTAACACGCAGACTTCATCAGCTGCTACTAACGCAACTGCTGCTGCCGCTGCAACTGCTGACTCAAGCTACTCAGCCGGTGCAAGCTCAAGTGTTCAGGCCATCGTTGATGCCATGAACGCAAAGCGCGCTGCGCTTGGTTTGGCACCAGTTCGCTACGATGCAAGCTTGGCTGCAACTGCTCAGAGCCGTGCCGAAGAAGGTAACGCTAACGGCGGTTTGCCAACTGGTCACTTCCAGCAGATCGCTGGTCCTGAAGTTGTTGCTATCGGCTTCTCACCAGCATCAGTTGTTGACGCTTGGTACAACGAAACCAACATGATTACTAATGGAACCCCTAGCCACCGTAACTGGTTGACTAACGCTTCATTCTCAAAGGTTGGCTTCGGAATTTCTGGTGACACGATTGTTGGTATCGCCGGCTAA
- a CDS encoding exopolyphosphatase, which yields MVYLAIIDLGSNSTRMVIEELHPDGTYTELLREKQDTRLAQNMGPELTLKPEPMARTIKVLKRFRDKIKTYPDCEIRSITTAAVRTARNQADFLKAVHDQVGIDLQVLTGDQEAHYDYLGVMASLKQLPTGVILDTGGASVELIGFKDRQAEAEVSLPFGAVNLSEKYHLANHIKQENLDQACQDITSQYQELGWLADFKGEPVILLGGANRSLAKIARTFLGEKHVNQIHGFTMDRSLVVKLFKQLSRTDRAGRERIAGLEKSRADIIISGLLPLINLMQAIDSPRVIFSESGVREGLIAEKLEQDYG from the coding sequence ATGGTGTATTTGGCAATTATTGATTTGGGGAGTAACTCCACTCGGATGGTTATCGAAGAGTTGCACCCTGATGGCACGTATACTGAATTACTCCGCGAAAAACAAGATACCCGCCTGGCCCAAAATATGGGACCAGAGCTGACCCTAAAGCCCGAGCCAATGGCCCGGACGATTAAGGTTTTAAAGCGTTTTCGAGACAAGATTAAGACTTACCCCGACTGTGAAATCCGTAGTATTACCACCGCGGCGGTCCGGACTGCCCGTAACCAGGCCGATTTCTTAAAGGCCGTCCACGACCAGGTCGGGATTGACCTCCAGGTCCTAACTGGTGATCAAGAGGCCCACTACGATTATCTCGGGGTGATGGCCAGTTTGAAGCAGTTACCAACTGGGGTCATCCTGGATACCGGTGGTGCTTCAGTCGAACTAATTGGTTTCAAAGACCGCCAGGCCGAGGCCGAAGTCAGCCTGCCCTTTGGGGCCGTCAACCTCTCTGAAAAATACCACCTGGCCAATCACATTAAGCAGGAGAACTTGGACCAGGCCTGCCAGGACATTACCAGCCAGTACCAAGAATTAGGTTGGCTAGCTGACTTTAAGGGTGAGCCGGTGATTTTGCTGGGTGGTGCTAACCGTTCCCTGGCCAAGATTGCTCGGACCTTTTTGGGTGAGAAGCACGTCAACCAGATTCACGGCTTTACCATGGACCGTTCTTTGGTCGTGAAGCTATTTAAGCAACTCAGCCGGACTGACCGGGCCGGCCGGGAACGGATTGCCGGCCTAGAAAAATCCCGGGCTGATATCATCATTTCTGGTCTCCTGCCCCTGATTAACCTGATGCAGGCTATTGATTCACCCCGTGTGATTTTCTCTGAAAGTGGGGTCCGCGAAGGCCTGATTGCCGAAAAGTTGGAGCAGGATTATGGCTAA
- a CDS encoding LCP family protein — MDQRHQNQPERQQPSTVKSNRWGGRLLNIFLIIILLLSIAGGLLFLQFKHSVDNMQGDAGISKARDVNQLIADKKPFSILVMGTDVGELNRDRDGLTDSMMVVTVNPSQNKITTMSIPRDIMVAIIGYEDTFPQKMNAAFPIGGVGAAMQTVQAYLNVPIDFYALVNMKGLETLVNQVGGVSVKSPLSFQYSQDTAHSYGPNLYRFHKGSTSYEHSDDNGKTWSATKTVMNGDAALAFSRMRYDDPDGDYGRQLRQRLVLKALIDKAVSPRALLNPQFMQSVSKSAETDISFKNMEKMLLHYRSAAHDQVSDHMQGTMDTYGGISYQMVPQKEKQRVTNVLRAALDLPKKSTGTQFGGEVPAAYQRVASDNLQVIGESLDTD, encoded by the coding sequence ATGGATCAACGTCATCAAAACCAGCCCGAGCGCCAGCAGCCAAGTACGGTTAAGTCCAACCGTTGGGGCGGCCGCCTGCTCAACATTTTTCTAATTATCATCTTACTGCTGTCCATCGCCGGTGGGCTTCTATTCCTCCAGTTTAAGCACTCGGTCGATAACATGCAGGGCGATGCCGGAATCAGCAAGGCCCGTGATGTTAACCAACTGATTGCCGATAAAAAGCCCTTCTCAATCCTCGTGATGGGAACGGATGTCGGCGAGTTGAACCGTGACCGGGACGGCCTGACCGATTCGATGATGGTGGTGACCGTTAATCCGAGCCAGAACAAGATTACGACTATGTCGATTCCGCGTGATATCATGGTTGCCATCATTGGCTACGAAGACACCTTCCCCCAGAAGATGAACGCGGCCTTCCCAATTGGTGGGGTCGGGGCGGCCATGCAGACCGTCCAGGCCTACCTGAACGTGCCGATTGATTTCTACGCCCTGGTCAACATGAAGGGTCTAGAAACCCTGGTCAACCAGGTTGGTGGCGTTTCAGTGAAGTCACCGCTGAGCTTCCAGTACAGTCAAGACACGGCTCATTCCTACGGTCCTAACCTTTACCGCTTCCACAAGGGTAGTACGTCCTATGAGCACTCAGACGACAACGGTAAGACCTGGTCAGCAACCAAGACGGTGATGAACGGGGATGCCGCCCTGGCCTTCAGCCGGATGCGCTATGATGACCCGGATGGCGACTACGGCCGTCAGCTACGTCAGCGTCTGGTCTTAAAGGCCCTGATTGACAAGGCTGTTAGTCCGCGTGCCCTCTTGAACCCTCAGTTCATGCAGAGTGTTTCTAAGAGTGCCGAAACTGACATTAGCTTTAAGAACATGGAAAAGATGCTGCTGCACTACCGTTCAGCGGCCCATGACCAGGTTTCAGATCATATGCAGGGCACCATGGACACTTATGGTGGTATTTCTTATCAGATGGTGCCGCAAAAAGAGAAGCAGCGGGTCACCAACGTGCTCCGAGCTGCTTTGGACCTGCCAAAGAAATCAACGGGCACCCAGTTTGGTGGCGAAGTGCCAGCTGCCTACCAGCGGGTTGCCAGTGATAACCTTCAGGTCATCGGTGAAAGTTTAGATACTGATTAA
- a CDS encoding hydroxymethylglutaryl-CoA reductase, degradative: MAKKFYQLSPDERIDRLTVSKDTKAALKRHQSRQNSQLIENYISDYNLPLGLLGNLIVDGQGYTVPMVTEEPSVVAAANNGARLLGLQGGVTTTGQKSLTTVGQLLFAGLNADDLADFVVQHRDEIDDAAQRAKPSIYRRGGGLVDVTVRALPGQRASVDFAIDTQAAMGANIVNTILEGERSVFDPFADHFVAAILSNYSPHQVITAQGKVAVSDLGGQDVARKIAALSDFGGVDIYRATTENKGIYNGIAAVTLATGNDTRAISAAGHAWAAGDGQYHSLSHWQLSEDGTQLLGELTLPLPVGTVGGAIGALPAAQTALEILGNPDGRHLRGVLAAVGLAQNLAALKALSSEGIQAGHMRMQARALALQVGAQPDEVGPLVAALAESEQLDSTVAQQKLEELRQHEPQNSNPFRPS; the protein is encoded by the coding sequence ATGGCTAAGAAGTTCTACCAACTGAGCCCTGATGAACGCATTGACCGCCTGACGGTCAGTAAGGACACCAAGGCGGCGTTAAAACGGCATCAAAGCCGGCAAAATAGCCAGCTGATTGAAAACTATATCAGTGATTACAACTTGCCCCTGGGACTGTTGGGTAATTTGATTGTGGATGGTCAGGGTTATACCGTGCCGATGGTGACTGAGGAACCCAGTGTTGTCGCGGCCGCCAATAACGGTGCCCGGCTCTTGGGACTTCAAGGTGGCGTGACGACTACCGGTCAGAAATCGCTGACCACGGTTGGTCAGCTGCTCTTTGCCGGTCTGAATGCTGATGACTTAGCTGATTTTGTGGTTCAGCACCGAGATGAAATCGATGACGCGGCCCAGCGGGCTAAGCCTTCGATTTACCGACGAGGTGGGGGACTGGTCGACGTGACCGTTCGAGCCCTGCCAGGGCAACGGGCCAGTGTTGATTTTGCGATTGATACGCAGGCGGCCATGGGCGCCAATATCGTGAACACCATCCTAGAGGGCGAACGTTCGGTTTTTGACCCCTTTGCTGATCACTTTGTGGCGGCAATTTTGAGTAATTACAGTCCTCACCAGGTCATCACTGCCCAAGGGAAAGTGGCAGTCTCCGACCTGGGTGGTCAGGACGTGGCCCGTAAAATTGCGGCCCTCAGTGACTTTGGTGGGGTCGATATCTACCGGGCTACTACTGAAAATAAAGGCATCTATAACGGGATTGCCGCCGTAACCCTCGCAACCGGTAATGATACTCGCGCCATCAGTGCCGCCGGCCATGCTTGGGCAGCTGGTGACGGCCAGTATCACAGCTTATCGCACTGGCAGCTCAGTGAAGACGGTACTCAGCTCTTAGGCGAACTGACCCTGCCACTACCAGTCGGTACGGTTGGGGGCGCCATTGGCGCCCTGCCAGCGGCGCAAACCGCCCTAGAAATTCTCGGTAACCCGGATGGTCGCCACCTGCGTGGAGTCTTAGCCGCGGTAGGCTTGGCCCAAAATCTAGCCGCCCTCAAGGCCCTGAGTAGTGAGGGGATTCAGGCCGGCCATATGCGGATGCAGGCCCGGGCGCTCGCCCTCCAGGTTGGCGCCCAACCAGATGAAGTTGGTCCCTTGGTGGCGGCCCTGGCAGAATCCGAACAATTGGACAGCACGGTGGCCCAGCAGAAACTAGAGGAGTTACGTCAGCATGAACCCCAAAATTCAAACCCTTTTAGACCAAGTTAA